In Arthrobacter citreus, a single genomic region encodes these proteins:
- a CDS encoding enoyl-CoA hydratase, with amino-acid sequence MSLVTVERKGQVAVVTIDNPPMNTFSTAVKGELSKTFKELNSDDNVLAIILTGAGQRAFMAGADIRELPEKIGNSNLMSEFMDNHEFFNCIDFSPKPTIAVINGFALGGGCELALTCDLRIAEEHAFIGVPEVKLGLLPGAGGTQRLPRLVGEAKAKELLFTGDHISAEEALRIGLVNKVVPSGEGIEAAMKLAAKICNNSPAALRNIKKAVDEGLELTIHLALGREAELFQELFLKDDVKEGVQAFLEKRRPNFSKSISNQS; translated from the coding sequence ATGAGTTTAGTGACAGTTGAAAGAAAAGGACAGGTAGCTGTTGTTACAATTGATAATCCACCTATGAATACATTCAGTACAGCAGTAAAAGGTGAATTAAGTAAGACATTCAAGGAGCTTAATTCAGATGACAATGTGTTGGCGATCATTTTAACAGGTGCTGGCCAAAGGGCTTTTATGGCAGGTGCGGACATAAGAGAGTTACCTGAAAAAATTGGTAACTCAAACTTAATGTCAGAATTTATGGATAATCATGAGTTCTTTAATTGTATTGATTTTTCGCCTAAACCAACGATTGCTGTTATTAACGGGTTTGCACTTGGTGGAGGTTGCGAACTTGCATTAACGTGTGATCTTAGAATCGCCGAAGAACACGCTTTTATTGGTGTTCCAGAAGTTAAGCTAGGGTTATTACCTGGTGCTGGTGGAACACAAAGGTTACCTAGACTTGTAGGAGAGGCAAAGGCAAAGGAACTATTATTTACAGGCGATCATATTTCTGCTGAGGAAGCGCTTCGAATTGGCTTAGTTAATAAAGTAGTACCATCTGGAGAAGGAATAGAAGCAGCTATGAAACTAGCAGCTAAAATATGCAATAACTCTCCTGCTGCTTTAAGAAATATTAAAAAAGCAGTAGATGAAGGGCTAGAATTAACTATTCATTTAGCACTAGGAAGAGAGGCAGAATTGTTTCAAGAGCTCTTCCTTAAGGATGATGTAAAAGAAGGAGTACAAGCATTTTTAGAGAAAAGACGACCAAATTTTTCAAAATCAATCAGCAATCAATCATAG
- a CDS encoding acyl-CoA dehydrogenase, whose protein sequence is MSKTSSTTKAPTFDLFSTKRAYSTDEHEMYRTSLQKFIEKEVKPYLHEWEENGYTPRELYKKMGEHGFLSPQVDPAYGGLGLDFGFNLVLAEETSRIGGGIGGASLHSSITVPYIEKYGTEEQKLKYLNGCVTGDIFTAVAMTEPGTGSDLASVNTTAVRDGDYYVINGQKTFITNGLNADLTFVVVKTDPKAVPARKGISIIMVEKDTPGFICGRKLKKMGGHSQDTVELIFEDARVPVSNLLGKEGEGFYILMDKLQQERIICASSAFALGQEMVESTIRYVKERHAFGVPISSFQNTQFEIAEMATELSIAGAFIDDLAVRHMNGEDVTTQASMAKWWMTDKARKMSARCLQLHGGYGYMEEYDIARQYRDVAVMPIYAGTNEIMKNIIAKNLGL, encoded by the coding sequence ATGTCTAAAACAAGTTCTACAACAAAAGCACCTACTTTTGATTTGTTCTCTACTAAAAGAGCATATAGTACTGATGAACATGAGATGTACCGTACATCATTACAAAAATTCATTGAAAAAGAAGTAAAACCGTACCTTCATGAATGGGAAGAAAATGGTTACACGCCTAGAGAACTTTACAAAAAAATGGGAGAGCATGGATTTCTTAGTCCTCAAGTTGATCCAGCTTATGGCGGATTAGGACTAGATTTTGGATTCAATTTAGTTCTTGCAGAAGAAACTTCACGCATTGGAGGAGGCATCGGAGGAGCAAGTCTTCATAGTTCGATTACAGTACCATATATTGAAAAATACGGTACTGAAGAACAAAAGTTAAAGTATTTGAATGGTTGTGTGACTGGAGATATTTTTACAGCAGTTGCAATGACTGAACCAGGTACGGGCTCAGACTTAGCAAGTGTTAATACAACTGCTGTACGAGACGGAGACTATTATGTCATTAACGGCCAAAAAACTTTTATTACAAATGGTTTGAATGCAGATTTAACTTTCGTGGTTGTGAAAACAGACCCTAAAGCTGTTCCTGCACGTAAGGGAATTAGTATCATTATGGTTGAAAAAGATACTCCTGGATTTATTTGTGGACGTAAATTGAAAAAAATGGGCGGCCATTCACAAGATACTGTTGAACTAATTTTTGAGGATGCTAGAGTTCCAGTTTCTAATCTCCTTGGCAAGGAAGGAGAAGGTTTCTATATTTTAATGGATAAATTGCAACAAGAGAGAATTATATGCGCTAGCTCGGCATTCGCACTTGGACAAGAAATGGTAGAGTCTACGATTAGATATGTTAAAGAAAGACATGCCTTCGGAGTACCAATTAGCTCTTTCCAAAATACACAATTTGAAATTGCTGAAATGGCAACGGAACTATCGATCGCAGGAGCATTCATTGACGACCTGGCAGTAAGACATATGAATGGAGAAGATGTAACAACTCAAGCTTCTATGGCGAAATGGTGGATGACAGATAAAGCTAGAAAGATGTCTGCTCGTTGTCTACAGCTTCATGGTGGTTATGGATATATGGAAGAATATGATATAGCTCGTCAATATAGAGATGTTGCAGTTATGCCTATTTATGCTGGTACAAATGAAATTATGAAAAATATTATCGCTAAAAATCTTGGATTATAG
- a CDS encoding lipid-transfer protein, which produces MSKNAKIIGVGMVKFMKPGKNEPYEIMASKAIRNAVQDAGIDFSEIKQAFAGYVYGDSTCGQAALYKVGMTGIPVMNVNNNCSSGSTALYLARQAVESGAIDCALAFGFEEMQPGALSEVWNDRTSPLKTFNDRLDELTNSSVPNGAIKFFGEAATAYIQKYDANPDIFAKVAVKTRNHAINNPYSIFDKPLTVEEVLNSQVICPPYLTRFMACPPSCGAAAAIVCTDEFAKKHGIKNAVEIVSQVLATDTEATYENVLNVVGAEMTQRAAKELYEKAGIGPEDVDVVELHDCFTPNEVITYEGLGLCGEGEAETFINNGDNTYGGKFVVNPSGGLMSKGHPLGATGLAQCTELVWQLRGQAEKRQVENARVALQHNLGLGGAVVVSMYKIN; this is translated from the coding sequence ATGAGCAAAAACGCGAAAATTATCGGTGTTGGAATGGTCAAGTTTATGAAGCCAGGAAAAAATGAGCCATATGAAATCATGGCTTCTAAAGCAATCCGAAATGCAGTTCAAGATGCGGGTATTGATTTTAGTGAAATTAAACAGGCATTTGCAGGGTATGTGTATGGGGACAGTACATGCGGGCAAGCAGCGCTTTATAAAGTTGGAATGACGGGAATTCCAGTCATGAATGTAAATAATAACTGTTCGTCTGGTTCAACTGCATTATATCTAGCGCGACAAGCTGTAGAGTCTGGTGCGATTGATTGTGCACTTGCATTTGGATTTGAAGAGATGCAACCAGGTGCGTTATCAGAAGTATGGAATGATCGAACTTCTCCTCTGAAAACATTTAATGATCGTTTAGATGAGTTAACGAACAGTAGTGTACCAAATGGGGCAATTAAATTTTTTGGAGAGGCAGCAACTGCTTATATTCAAAAATATGATGCTAACCCTGATATTTTTGCAAAAGTTGCTGTAAAAACTCGTAATCATGCAATTAATAACCCTTATTCAATTTTTGATAAGCCATTAACTGTTGAGGAAGTTTTAAACTCACAAGTTATTTGTCCACCTTATTTAACGAGATTCATGGCATGCCCACCGTCATGTGGTGCTGCAGCTGCAATTGTTTGTACTGATGAATTTGCTAAAAAACATGGAATTAAGAATGCGGTAGAGATTGTTTCACAAGTATTGGCAACAGATACAGAGGCAACATATGAAAATGTATTAAACGTAGTTGGTGCTGAAATGACTCAAAGAGCCGCAAAAGAACTTTATGAAAAAGCAGGGATTGGGCCTGAGGATGTGGATGTTGTTGAATTACACGATTGCTTTACACCAAACGAGGTCATTACGTATGAAGGTCTTGGGTTATGTGGTGAAGGAGAAGCTGAGACATTTATTAATAATGGGGATAATACGTATGGCGGTAAATTTGTTGTTAATCCTTCAGGTGGATTAATGTCAAAAGGTCATCCGCTTGGAGCTACTGGATTAGCACAATGTACTGAGCTTGTTTGGCAATTACGCGGGCAAGCAGAAAAAAGGCAAGTTGAAAATGCAAGAGTTGCATTACAACATAACTTAGGTCTAGGTGGAGCAGTTGTCGTTTCAATGTACAAGATCAACTAA